DNA sequence from the Sinomonas terrae genome:
CGAGCCGCGCGCTGGGCAGATCGCAGATCACCCGCGCGGCGATGGGGCGGGGGCGGCATTGCCCGCGGAAGCGGGAGCCGAGCACCTAGGCCTCCTCGACGCGCTCGAGGCCGAGTCCATCCACATCATCCGCGAGGTCGTCGCCGAGTTCGAGCGTCCCGCGATGCTGTTCTCGGGCGGCAAGGACTCGGTGGTCATGCTGCACCTTGCGGCGAAGGCGTTCTGGCCCGGGAAGATCCCGTTCCCCGTGCTGCACGTGGACACGGGCCACAACTTCCCCGAGGTGCTCGACTTCCGCGACCGGACGGTCGCGCGGCTAGGGCTCAAGCTCGTGGTCGGGTCAGTGCAGGAGTACATCGACCGAGGCGAGCTCCAGGAGCGTGCCGACGGGACGCGCAACCCGCTCCAGACCGTCCCGCTCCTCGAGACGATCGCCGCGAATAAGTTCGACGCCGTGTTCGGCGGCGGCCGCCGCGACGAGGACAAGGCGCGCGCCAAGGAGCGCATCCTCTCGCTGCGCGACGAGTTCGGCCAGTGGGATCCACGCAACCAGCGCCCCGAGCTGTGGAACCTCTACAACGGCCGCCACACGGTGGGCCAGCATGTCCGCGCTTTCCCGATCAGCAACTGGACCGAGCTCGACATC
Encoded proteins:
- the cysD gene encoding sulfate adenylyltransferase subunit CysD — encoded protein: MSTYTNESLGAVEDLSEAGVPTEAGAGNAAPGVASGLNEPRAGQIADHPRGDGAGAALPAEAGAEHLGLLDALEAESIHIIREVVAEFERPAMLFSGGKDSVVMLHLAAKAFWPGKIPFPVLHVDTGHNFPEVLDFRDRTVARLGLKLVVGSVQEYIDRGELQERADGTRNPLQTVPLLETIAANKFDAVFGGGRRDEDKARAKERILSLRDEFGQWDPRNQRPELWNLYNGRHTVGQHVRAFPISNWTELDIWRYIEREGIELPSIYYAHDRDVFQRDGMWRAVGEVSLPREGEDVVVRTVRYRTVGDMSCTGAVLSDAFTVADVVREVAASTLTERGATRADDRISEAAMEDRKKDGYF